The Deltaproteobacteria bacterium genome window below encodes:
- a CDS encoding serine/threonine protein kinase, with amino-acid sequence MPTLAGTKLDKYDMLEEVGHGGMAVVYRALDGTLHREVAVKVLHAHLADREESRLRLQREAIAVAKLRHENILEIFDYSGTQAGESYIVTEFIHGPTLREWLDDDYTPRPAVAALVVHRLTLALMHAHKGGIVHRDIKPENVMIRREDGCIKLMDFGIAQILDNQKLTMTGQLIGSPAYMAPELINGRALDARTDLFSLGILLYQLATGALPFTGRNPHEVLNRIADGNYPAPSTVCPLVDKDLESIIAKALATNPDERHQSAETLARELELYLREMGVEPSAEELRGYFRDAKGYLVELDQRVSKTLMGQAERAAREGMHGRAIRLLCRVLEHDKEHREARAMLARLRVRERRMRQLLLAGAALGALGLVAAAFVLVPDPMRESLQLHDAHAAGATPATPTPAAVAADAAPLQSDPGPSDATDDAAALVDVDPTTAVVPTPTPTTAGADDSGGRTRPEPGTRPVRTPPPPRAPTKTDCVVLLGGVPLPTAKNLKLHITPRDGSVASARPIDALELPIEFAGTEATLTISDRGWTASRAVRRDECERGTVSLTVMPKPAKISFNFSGGASKLVVTCKAGCPEDLLGADKMASAFPSIRFEPETTKRLVRLEFNAEGYVPGEAAYELHPGVNPIEVKLQPRASG; translated from the coding sequence TTGCCCACCCTCGCCGGCACCAAGCTCGACAAGTACGACATGCTCGAAGAAGTCGGGCATGGCGGCATGGCCGTGGTGTACCGCGCCCTCGATGGCACGCTGCACCGCGAGGTCGCGGTCAAGGTCCTGCACGCGCACCTCGCCGACCGCGAAGAGTCGCGACTGCGATTGCAGCGCGAGGCGATCGCGGTGGCGAAGCTGCGCCACGAGAACATCCTCGAGATCTTCGACTACTCGGGCACCCAGGCCGGCGAGAGCTACATCGTCACGGAGTTCATCCACGGCCCGACCCTGCGCGAGTGGCTCGACGACGACTACACCCCGCGACCGGCCGTGGCGGCGCTGGTGGTCCACCGGCTGACGCTCGCGCTGATGCACGCGCACAAGGGCGGCATCGTGCACCGCGACATCAAGCCGGAGAACGTGATGATCCGGCGCGAGGACGGCTGCATCAAGCTGATGGACTTCGGCATCGCGCAGATCCTCGACAACCAGAAGCTGACGATGACCGGCCAGCTGATCGGCTCGCCGGCGTACATGGCCCCCGAGCTGATCAACGGCCGCGCGCTCGATGCCCGCACCGACCTCTTCTCGCTGGGGATCCTGCTCTACCAGCTCGCCACCGGCGCGCTGCCGTTCACCGGCCGCAACCCCCACGAGGTGCTCAACCGCATCGCCGACGGCAACTACCCCGCGCCCTCGACGGTGTGTCCGCTGGTCGACAAGGATCTCGAGAGCATCATCGCGAAGGCGCTCGCGACCAACCCCGACGAGCGCCACCAGTCGGCCGAGACGCTGGCCCGCGAGCTCGAGCTGTACCTGCGCGAGATGGGCGTCGAGCCCTCCGCGGAGGAGCTGCGAGGGTACTTTCGCGACGCCAAGGGCTACCTCGTCGAGCTCGATCAGCGCGTCAGCAAGACGCTCATGGGGCAGGCCGAGCGGGCCGCCCGCGAGGGCATGCACGGCCGCGCGATCCGGCTGCTGTGCCGGGTGCTCGAGCACGACAAGGAGCACCGCGAGGCGCGGGCCATGCTCGCGCGCCTGCGCGTGCGCGAGCGTCGGATGCGGCAGCTGTTGCTGGCCGGCGCGGCGCTCGGCGCCCTGGGCCTGGTCGCGGCGGCGTTCGTGCTGGTGCCCGACCCCATGCGCGAGTCGCTGCAGCTGCACGACGCCCACGCGGCGGGCGCGACCCCGGCCACCCCCACGCCCGCCGCGGTGGCGGCCGACGCCGCGCCGCTGCAGAGCGATCCCGGCCCGAGCGACGCCACCGACGATGCCGCCGCGCTGGTCGACGTCGATCCCACCACCGCGGTGGTGCCGACGCCGACGCCGACGACAGCCGGGGCCGACGACAGCGGCGGCCGCACGCGGCCCGAGCCCGGCACCCGACCGGTGCGCACGCCCCCGCCACCGCGAGCGCCGACCAAGACCGACTGCGTGGTCCTGCTGGGCGGCGTGCCGCTGCCGACCGCGAAGAACCTCAAGCTGCACATCACGCCGCGCGACGGCAGCGTGGCGTCGGCGCGGCCGATCGACGCGCTCGAGCTACCGATCGAGTTCGCCGGCACCGAGGCCACGTTGACGATCTCCGATCGCGGCTGGACCGCGTCGCGCGCGGTCCGACGCGACGAGTGCGAGCGCGGCACGGTGTCGCTGACGGTGATGCCCAAGCCGGCGAAGATCAGCTTCAACTTCAGCGGTGGCGCCTCGAAGCTGGTGGTGACCTGCAAGGCCGGCTGCCCCGAGGATCTGCTGGGCGCCGACAAGATGGCGAGCGCCTTCCCCAGCATCCGCTTCGAGCCCGAGACCACCAAGCGGCTCGTCCGACTCGAGTTCAACGCCGAGGGCTACGTGCCCGGCGAGGCGGCCTACGAGCTCCATCCGGGCGTCAACCCCATCGAAGTGAAGCTGCAGCCGCGGGCCTCGGGCTAG
- a CDS encoding serine/threonine protein kinase: MPTPDSAAPLSSPPVVGTPVPGAPVVIAAAVSAQIGVASDLVGSVLADRYRILKKLGEGGMGSVYLAEHTTINKRLAIKVLSPEYSHKQDLVDRFLQEARAASMIEQENVVEITDFGSTPGGSVFFAMEFLNGEDLAATVKREGALQWPRVQAIMLQICTALDAAHAAGIIHRDMKPENCYRIRRGSNEDFIKVLDFGIAKVQSDEGEGGRGLTRTGMIFGTPEYMSPEQAKGERVDHRVDVYAAGVIMYELLTGRVPFTADTFMGILTKHMFEAPAAPSSLAPHAGIPREAEAVILKALQKDREYRFQSMVEMARAIEAVGTGAAAVSVVREHVVAPHSGQLRFAGSSTAIELDADAGAFDASPKSRAGLFVGLGVGAALLGGLVYVAISALQADPLPAPTGAQAAAAAEPPDPTPVAVGTPTPTPTPEAAPAAVQITVATPGIDGEVRADGDGRVLGRTNAAISIAKGETALRVVVHADGYDDRIIELTPDATKSVDVSLEVSVADEAPVEVKPESHHDKRGGKRGGKKDGKPDAKADPKPNATPDPKPDPKPDPKADAKPDAKPDPKPDVKPDPKPDPKRGGGSPDLKDPFGHN, encoded by the coding sequence ATGCCGACCCCGGACTCGGCGGCTCCGCTGTCGTCGCCGCCGGTCGTCGGGACGCCCGTACCCGGCGCGCCGGTGGTGATCGCCGCCGCCGTGTCGGCGCAGATCGGCGTCGCCAGTGACCTCGTCGGCAGCGTGCTCGCCGACCGCTACCGCATCCTCAAGAAGCTCGGCGAGGGCGGCATGGGTAGCGTGTACCTGGCCGAGCACACCACCATCAACAAGCGACTCGCCATCAAGGTGCTGTCGCCCGAGTACTCGCACAAGCAAGACCTGGTCGACCGCTTCCTGCAGGAGGCCCGCGCGGCCTCGATGATCGAGCAGGAGAACGTCGTCGAGATCACCGACTTCGGCTCGACCCCGGGCGGCTCGGTGTTCTTCGCGATGGAGTTCTTGAACGGCGAAGACCTCGCGGCGACCGTGAAGCGCGAGGGTGCGCTGCAGTGGCCGCGCGTGCAGGCGATCATGCTGCAGATCTGCACCGCGCTGGATGCCGCCCACGCGGCCGGCATCATCCACCGCGACATGAAGCCCGAGAATTGCTACCGCATCCGCCGCGGCAGCAACGAGGACTTCATCAAGGTGCTCGACTTCGGCATTGCGAAGGTCCAGAGCGACGAGGGCGAGGGCGGTCGCGGTCTGACGCGCACCGGCATGATCTTCGGCACGCCCGAGTACATGTCGCCCGAGCAGGCCAAGGGCGAGCGCGTGGACCATCGCGTCGACGTCTACGCCGCCGGCGTGATCATGTACGAGCTGCTGACCGGCCGCGTGCCGTTCACGGCCGATACCTTCATGGGGATCCTGACCAAGCACATGTTCGAGGCCCCCGCGGCCCCGAGCAGCCTGGCGCCCCACGCCGGCATCCCACGCGAGGCCGAGGCGGTGATCCTGAAGGCGCTGCAGAAGGACCGCGAGTACCGGTTCCAGAGCATGGTCGAGATGGCCCGCGCCATCGAGGCGGTGGGCACGGGTGCCGCTGCGGTGAGCGTCGTGCGCGAGCACGTGGTCGCGCCGCACAGCGGACAGCTGCGGTTCGCCGGCAGCTCGACGGCGATCGAGCTCGACGCCGACGCGGGGGCCTTCGACGCGTCGCCCAAGTCCCGCGCTGGGCTCTTCGTCGGTCTCGGTGTCGGCGCGGCGCTGCTGGGCGGGTTGGTCTATGTGGCCATCAGCGCGCTGCAAGCCGACCCGTTGCCGGCACCGACCGGCGCGCAGGCGGCCGCGGCCGCGGAGCCGCCGGATCCGACACCCGTAGCCGTGGGTACGCCGACCCCGACGCCGACCCCGGAGGCGGCCCCGGCCGCCGTGCAGATCACCGTGGCCACGCCCGGGATCGACGGCGAGGTGCGTGCCGACGGCGATGGCCGCGTGCTCGGTCGCACCAACGCGGCGATCTCGATCGCCAAGGGTGAGACGGCGCTGCGCGTGGTGGTGCACGCCGACGGCTACGACGATCGCATCATCGAGCTGACCCCCGACGCGACCAAGAGCGTGGACGTGTCGCTCGAGGTGAGCGTCGCCGACGAGGCTCCTGTCGAGGTGAAGCCCGAGTCGCACCACGACAAGCGCGGTGGCAAGCGCGGCGGCAAGAAGGACGGCAAGCCCGACGCGAAGGCGGACCCCAAGCCGAACGCGACGCCGGACCCGAAGCCGGATCCCAAGCCGGATCCGAAGGCGGACGCGAAGCCTGACGCGAAGCCGGATCCGAAGCCGGACGTGAAGCCGGATCCCAAGCCCGACCCCAAGCGCGGCGGCGGCTCACCGGATCTCAAGGATCCGTTCGGCCACAACTGA
- a CDS encoding DEAD/DEAH box helicase, translating to MSSDIQDPGADAPGGADVRPDSTSPESTTAPEASPPADDDASAAAPAVTESGASWHGSSGSIMGTDDDIIDAEVVVPESFAGFDIPPALLRAIEDAGWKRPTKVQAATFDPICRGRDVLVQSQTGTGKTGAFCVPWLAARFEAGDAAQTGVQLIALTPTRELAKQVCDELLRLAKHTAVVPLPIYGGTAMQPQLAALRAGVHAVVGTPGRVLDHIRRRSLDLSKVRMVVLDEADEMLSMGFLEDIHAILDACPKERQTTLFSATVPSAIERIARRYMRNPVPLRLSGDAIAAAEIHHSYYSVTSAVKTRDLLDVIAVEEPATSLVFCNTREEVNLVASVLQREGFAAEPLSSDLTQSARERVLGWMRENKLRFLVATDVASRGIDISHISHVINYSFPENAETYVHRTGRTGRAGRAGQAISLISPHELGNFYYLKLQYPTITFTERTMPVAEELQAVRNEVKLDHVSSLFPELVSPEWTLLARNLMKDPRGERVIAYLLSQAMAQRPRRASLMDDAPEGEVRDDARYDRDRDRTGERRERDRPREGGRFGRGRDDRSRGDRPRGDRPRDDRPRDDRPRDDRPRDDRPREEGDAQRAVGGGDDRPRESGDEHGRRRRDRSRDRDRDRDRPPRELAATDTAAADEPREPVATPEPGTDAPATTEAGDAVASERGEGDRHRRGRRRRRGRGDGPRMAPQGDATVDAGASHGRIEHTGVDARIDGDVDDDDDDVLADGETTGAPTEDGRVVAGDGSDAAAEAGAEAGSGGRRRRRRRRRRGGRAAEGQTAVAGPGASEPTGDAGATDDDDDDDDGEAEGDELAADGAAGAGDAGEAGGRRRGRRRRRGRRRGGGTSAPEVQATSVVTPQRPLAQDEILVDIDESELQLVRDEFGEIDELDDFTLKARRQGVLDQLAEEVELEDLSQRDRSEPTPGAAPTDAGAPVAARDDADGEGDDDDEGETEGEADGEAAAAGTEGEAGSEADRRKRRRRRRKKKKEAEPPPPPLMVPPHKDFWEVWATHFSFRDFEDNEPEEPPAPEPVRVDLQTTPTDATWIDVRLSLGRAHGKKAADIRDLLADHTGLAGKAIRNLTVGERDTQFQVGTSAWHRVERAFAQMQHDGAPVVVERLSPPDEAQDDDAPHGAHASGDAIDSAADAHASVDAEAAGHGHVPVEGADALDEPAEEPAPPT from the coding sequence ATGTCGTCCGACATCCAAGACCCTGGCGCCGACGCGCCCGGGGGCGCCGACGTGCGCCCCGATTCCACCTCCCCTGAGTCCACCACCGCCCCTGAAGCGAGCCCACCCGCCGACGACGACGCCAGCGCTGCTGCGCCCGCGGTCACCGAGTCCGGTGCCAGCTGGCACGGCAGCAGCGGCTCGATCATGGGCACCGACGACGACATCATCGATGCCGAGGTCGTCGTGCCGGAGTCGTTCGCCGGCTTCGACATTCCGCCCGCGTTGCTGCGCGCGATCGAGGACGCCGGCTGGAAGCGCCCCACCAAGGTGCAGGCCGCGACCTTCGATCCGATCTGCCGCGGCCGCGACGTGCTCGTGCAGTCGCAGACCGGCACCGGCAAGACCGGCGCGTTCTGTGTGCCGTGGCTGGCCGCGCGCTTCGAGGCCGGTGACGCCGCGCAGACCGGCGTGCAGCTCATCGCGCTGACCCCGACCCGCGAGCTCGCGAAACAGGTCTGCGACGAGCTGCTGCGACTGGCCAAGCACACCGCCGTGGTGCCGCTGCCGATCTACGGCGGCACCGCGATGCAGCCCCAGCTCGCAGCGCTCCGCGCCGGCGTGCACGCGGTGGTCGGCACCCCCGGCCGCGTGCTCGACCACATCCGTCGTCGCTCGCTCGACCTCTCGAAGGTCCGCATGGTCGTGCTCGACGAAGCCGACGAGATGCTCTCGATGGGCTTCCTCGAGGACATCCACGCGATCCTCGACGCCTGCCCCAAGGAGCGCCAGACCACGCTGTTCTCGGCCACCGTGCCGAGCGCCATCGAGCGCATCGCCCGTCGCTACATGCGAAACCCGGTGCCGCTGCGGCTGTCGGGCGACGCGATCGCAGCGGCGGAGATCCACCACTCGTACTACTCGGTGACCAGCGCGGTGAAGACCCGCGACCTGCTCGACGTGATCGCCGTCGAGGAGCCCGCGACCTCGCTGGTGTTCTGCAACACCCGCGAAGAGGTCAACCTGGTCGCGTCGGTGCTGCAGCGCGAGGGTTTTGCGGCCGAGCCGCTGTCGTCGGATCTGACGCAGTCGGCCCGCGAGCGCGTGCTCGGCTGGATGCGCGAGAACAAGCTGCGATTCCTGGTCGCGACCGACGTCGCGAGCCGGGGCATCGACATCTCGCACATCAGCCACGTCATCAACTACTCGTTCCCCGAGAACGCCGAGACCTACGTCCATCGCACCGGCCGCACCGGACGCGCGGGCCGGGCCGGCCAGGCCATCAGCCTCATCTCGCCGCACGAGCTGGGCAACTTCTACTATCTCAAGCTGCAGTACCCGACCATCACGTTCACCGAGCGCACGATGCCGGTGGCCGAGGAGCTGCAGGCCGTGCGCAACGAGGTCAAGCTCGACCACGTCAGCAGCCTGTTCCCCGAGCTGGTGTCGCCGGAGTGGACGCTGCTGGCCCGCAACCTCATGAAGGACCCCCGCGGCGAGCGGGTCATCGCGTACCTGCTGTCGCAGGCGATGGCCCAGCGCCCGCGACGTGCGTCGCTGATGGACGACGCGCCCGAGGGCGAGGTCCGCGACGACGCGCGCTACGATCGCGACCGCGATCGCACCGGCGAACGCCGCGAACGCGACCGGCCCCGCGAGGGCGGACGCTTCGGCCGTGGGCGTGACGATCGGTCCCGCGGTGATCGTCCGCGCGGCGATCGACCCCGCGACGATCGACCCCGCGATGATCGCCCCCGCGACGATCGTCCGCGCGACGATCGTCCACGCGAGGAGGGCGACGCGCAGCGTGCCGTCGGCGGCGGTGACGATCGTCCGCGCGAGTCGGGCGACGAGCACGGCCGGCGTCGCCGCGACCGAAGCCGGGATCGCGACAGGGATCGCGACCGGCCCCCGCGCGAGCTCGCGGCCACCGACACCGCCGCCGCGGACGAGCCACGCGAGCCGGTGGCAACGCCCGAGCCGGGCACCGATGCGCCTGCGACCACCGAGGCAGGCGACGCGGTGGCGTCGGAGCGCGGTGAGGGCGATCGCCACCGCCGCGGACGCAGGCGGCGACGTGGCCGCGGCGACGGACCCCGCATGGCACCCCAGGGCGACGCGACCGTCGACGCCGGCGCCAGCCACGGACGCATCGAGCACACCGGCGTCGACGCCCGCATCGACGGCGACGTGGACGACGACGACGACGACGTGCTCGCCGACGGCGAGACCACCGGCGCGCCCACCGAGGACGGCCGCGTGGTCGCGGGCGACGGCAGCGACGCGGCCGCCGAGGCCGGTGCCGAGGCCGGCAGTGGCGGGCGACGACGACGGCGACGACGACGACGACGCGGTGGCCGGGCGGCCGAGGGCCAGACCGCAGTCGCTGGCCCCGGCGCATCCGAGCCGACCGGCGATGCGGGTGCAACCGACGACGACGACGACGACGACGACGGCGAGGCCGAGGGCGACGAGCTCGCGGCCGACGGTGCCGCGGGGGCCGGCGACGCCGGTGAGGCTGGCGGTCGACGCCGCGGGCGTCGGCGACGACGCGGGCGCAGACGGGGCGGCGGGACCTCGGCACCGGAGGTCCAGGCCACCTCGGTGGTCACGCCACAGCGCCCGCTCGCGCAGGACGAGATCCTCGTCGACATCGACGAGAGCGAGCTGCAGCTGGTGCGCGACGAGTTCGGCGAGATCGACGAGCTCGACGACTTCACGCTCAAGGCCCGACGCCAAGGTGTGCTCGATCAGCTCGCCGAAGAGGTCGAGCTCGAAGACCTGTCGCAGCGCGACCGCAGCGAGCCCACCCCGGGCGCGGCACCGACCGATGCGGGTGCGCCGGTGGCCGCCCGTGACGACGCCGACGGTGAGGGCGACGACGACGACGAGGGTGAGACCGAGGGCGAAGCCGACGGTGAGGCCGCGGCGGCTGGCACCGAGGGCGAGGCCGGCTCGGAGGCCGATCGTCGCAAGCGACGCCGTCGCCGTCGCAAGAAGAAGAAGGAAGCCGAGCCGCCGCCGCCGCCGCTGATGGTGCCGCCCCACAAGGACTTCTGGGAGGTCTGGGCCACGCACTTCAGCTTCCGCGACTTCGAGGACAACGAGCCCGAGGAGCCGCCGGCACCGGAGCCGGTGCGTGTGGATCTGCAGACCACGCCCACCGACGCGACCTGGATCGACGTGCGACTCTCGCTGGGCCGCGCGCACGGCAAGAAGGCCGCTGACATCCGCGACCTGCTCGCGGATCACACCGGCCTGGCGGGTAAGGCGATCCGCAACCTCACCGTCGGGGAGCGCGACACGCAGTTCCAGGTCGGCACCAGCGCGTGGCACCGCGTCGAGCGGGCCTTCGCGCAGATGCAACACGACGGCGCGCCGGTGGTGGTCGAGCGCCTGAGCCCGCCCGACGAGGCGCAGGACGACGACGCGCCCCATGGCGCGCACGCCAGCGGCGACGCGATCGACAGCGCCGCAGACGCGCACGCGTCGGTCGACGCCGAGGCGGCGGGTCACGGTCATGTGCCCGTCGAGGGCGCCGACGCCCTCGACGAGCCCGCCGAGGAGCCGGCACCGCCGACGTGA
- a CDS encoding protein kinase codes for MTPAGGPTRLATAMKVCPLCGGAYPVEEGFCPMDGKRLRTRVAANTLPVAAPAEAFARSLLGQVLDRRYRLDEVIGEGGMGVVFRATHVLIGKRFAVKVLRPEHLDAAELVQRFLLEAKVASSLKHPNVVEITDFGELPGGGAFYAMELLEGRSLAQTIDAEGAFSPIDAGIIGLQVAQGLAAAHAQGVVHRDLKPDNVFLCLPRRGAQHPVAKLLDFGIARVGPRRITVMGAVLGTPEYMSPEMAMGLDVDARADLYAFGVLMFEMLTGTVPFYHREVAKTLELQVRGPRPTLASRKPELAALVRVGELVETLMAVDRETRPASAEIVVRSLAASLHHDLDREAVEVVSRATKAIGSNLLVDLLEPRADVPWPAAQGRSPEPPTAAIGPAAAVVAAPPVPTPPARAGARTAAVAAVVTACIAGAATFGVAQWLRRPASDEAAGAESPPAQEASILAAPALTPAVLPMPTPVTAVPGPALADPGSVAPAGAGPTALPGAANADAMPSAADLDPAAARASVHAKSDPSIERTKTQARRAADKRDRTKTVVPATAPAAADPPPTPPSRPEDDAPSTPKDPPAHKGPRDLKDPFPSK; via the coding sequence TTGACCCCCGCCGGGGGCCCGACTAGGCTAGCAACCGCGATGAAGGTGTGCCCCCTGTGCGGCGGCGCCTATCCGGTCGAGGAAGGCTTCTGCCCGATGGACGGCAAGCGCCTCCGCACGCGGGTGGCCGCCAACACGCTGCCCGTCGCGGCGCCCGCCGAGGCGTTCGCACGCAGCCTGCTCGGGCAGGTGCTCGATCGCCGCTATCGGCTCGACGAGGTGATCGGCGAGGGCGGCATGGGCGTGGTCTTCCGCGCCACGCACGTGCTCATCGGCAAGCGCTTCGCGGTGAAGGTGCTGCGACCCGAGCACCTCGACGCGGCGGAGCTCGTGCAGCGATTCCTGCTCGAGGCCAAGGTCGCCTCGAGTCTCAAGCACCCCAACGTCGTCGAGATCACCGACTTCGGCGAGCTGCCGGGCGGTGGGGCGTTCTACGCGATGGAGCTGCTCGAGGGCCGCTCGCTGGCGCAGACCATCGACGCCGAGGGCGCGTTCTCGCCGATCGATGCCGGCATCATCGGGCTGCAGGTCGCCCAAGGGCTCGCCGCCGCCCATGCGCAGGGCGTGGTGCACCGCGACCTCAAGCCCGACAACGTGTTCCTGTGCCTGCCGCGACGCGGCGCCCAGCACCCGGTCGCGAAGCTGCTCGACTTCGGCATCGCGCGCGTTGGGCCGCGCCGCATCACCGTCATGGGCGCGGTGCTGGGCACGCCCGAGTACATGTCCCCCGAGATGGCGATGGGCCTCGACGTCGATGCGCGCGCGGACCTCTACGCGTTCGGCGTGCTGATGTTCGAGATGCTCACCGGCACCGTGCCGTTCTATCACCGCGAGGTCGCCAAGACCCTCGAGCTACAGGTGCGGGGCCCGCGGCCGACGCTCGCCTCGCGCAAGCCCGAGCTCGCCGCGTTGGTGCGGGTGGGCGAGCTGGTCGAAACGCTGATGGCGGTGGATCGCGAGACCCGGCCGGCGTCGGCGGAGATCGTCGTGCGCTCCCTGGCCGCGTCGCTGCATCACGATCTCGATCGCGAAGCGGTCGAGGTGGTGAGCCGCGCGACGAAGGCGATCGGCTCGAACCTGCTGGTCGATCTGCTGGAGCCGCGCGCCGACGTGCCGTGGCCCGCCGCACAGGGGCGGTCGCCCGAGCCGCCAACCGCGGCGATCGGGCCCGCGGCGGCGGTGGTCGCTGCGCCGCCCGTGCCGACGCCGCCGGCACGCGCGGGGGCGCGCACGGCCGCGGTCGCCGCAGTGGTGACCGCGTGCATCGCTGGGGCCGCGACCTTCGGCGTGGCGCAGTGGCTGCGTCGCCCCGCGTCCGACGAGGCCGCGGGCGCCGAGTCGCCGCCGGCCCAGGAGGCCTCGATCCTCGCCGCGCCGGCGCTGACCCCCGCGGTGCTGCCGATGCCGACCCCGGTCACCGCCGTGCCGGGCCCCGCGCTCGCGGATCCCGGATCGGTTGCGCCAGCGGGCGCCGGCCCGACGGCGTTGCCGGGGGCAGCGAACGCCGATGCGATGCCGAGCGCGGCGGACCTCGATCCCGCGGCCGCACGCGCGTCGGTGCACGCGAAGTCGGACCCGTCGATCGAGCGTACCAAGACGCAGGCGCGTCGCGCCGCGGACAAGCGGGATCGCACCAAAACTGTCGTGCCTGCGACCGCGCCCGCCGCCGCCGATCCCCCGCCGACACCGCCGAGTCGACCCGAAGACGACGCGCCCTCGACCCCCAAGGACCCACCTGCACACAAGGGCCCCCGTGATCTGAAAGATCCTTTCCCTTCGAAATAA
- a CDS encoding AMP-binding protein: MSGTAFEADWRPNPTIRSVPAALAAMARVRAGAPALRRRVAGTWRPISWSGWVEAACEIAAGLVSLGVRPGDRVALVGVESVGGALVELGAAWARAVSVPIPASAPPPEIEAMLRQVRAKALVVEPEGAARLVGLRHDASILMTAATDAAASSQEHTLASMRARGRAAMAADVLLRAAIVDAPSILGPDDPWSILFTSGTTGAPRGVVLSHGGAVYQGQAIAHAAALGPEDEQLLVLPLSQIYGRVVLCSAIAAGATTSFGSPKTLDRDLVELAPTAFAAVPELLERLAAGFRGELDRVGWARPAIERALETGRRVSALVQRGEGVPMALSLQHRLAQRVVFSRLRARLGGRLRYISCGGAPLRRELAEFFHATGVLVLEGYGLTEAGGVVACNRVDGYRFGTVGVPLPGCDVRLGDDGELFVRSPSLGHALDEAPEVTREADGFLATGDVAQLQHGMLRLVDRKRDIIKTQGGKRVAPQKLEAMLAGAAGIARAVVLGEGERELVALVDIDDRVMMEIARRENLGCRSRADLVEHPRIRQHVADAVAAVNDAVARHEAIAEFSLLPEPLQAFAGDLARGGAPRRDAIAARHAARIAGLRARLSAQAEANADAHAVGAGPAGRGAPATDPAKAGSEAREPRGGRKGA; this comes from the coding sequence ATGTCCGGAACTGCGTTCGAAGCGGATTGGCGACCGAACCCCACCATCCGCAGCGTGCCCGCGGCGCTCGCTGCGATGGCGCGCGTGCGGGCCGGTGCGCCAGCATTGCGCCGCCGCGTGGCGGGCACCTGGCGACCCATCTCCTGGAGCGGGTGGGTCGAGGCCGCGTGCGAGATCGCCGCGGGCCTCGTCAGCCTCGGCGTACGGCCCGGTGATCGCGTCGCGCTGGTCGGGGTCGAGTCCGTCGGGGGCGCGCTGGTCGAGCTGGGCGCGGCCTGGGCCCGTGCGGTGAGCGTGCCGATCCCGGCCTCGGCGCCGCCGCCCGAGATCGAGGCGATGCTGCGGCAGGTGCGGGCAAAGGCGTTGGTGGTCGAGCCCGAGGGCGCCGCGCGCCTGGTCGGCCTGCGCCACGACGCCTCGATCCTGATGACCGCGGCCACCGACGCCGCCGCGTCGTCGCAGGAGCACACGCTCGCGAGCATGCGCGCCCGCGGCCGCGCGGCCATGGCCGCCGACGTGTTGCTGCGCGCGGCGATCGTCGACGCGCCGTCGATCCTCGGCCCCGATGATCCGTGGTCCATCCTCTTCACGTCGGGCACCACCGGCGCGCCGCGTGGCGTGGTGCTGTCCCACGGCGGCGCGGTCTACCAAGGCCAGGCGATCGCCCACGCCGCCGCGCTCGGCCCCGAGGACGAGCAGCTGTTGGTGTTGCCGCTGTCGCAGATCTACGGCCGCGTGGTGCTGTGCTCGGCGATCGCCGCGGGGGCGACGACCTCGTTCGGCAGCCCCAAGACCCTCGATCGCGATCTCGTCGAGCTCGCGCCCACCGCCTTCGCGGCGGTGCCGGAGCTGCTCGAGCGGCTGGCGGCGGGCTTCCGCGGCGAGCTCGATCGGGTCGGCTGGGCGCGCCCGGCCATCGAGCGCGCGCTCGAGACCGGTCGACGGGTGAGCGCGCTGGTGCAGCGCGGGGAGGGCGTGCCGATGGCGCTGTCGCTGCAGCACCGCCTCGCCCAGCGCGTGGTGTTCTCGCGCCTGCGCGCGCGCCTGGGCGGCCGCCTGCGCTACATCAGCTGCGGTGGCGCGCCACTGCGCCGCGAGCTCGCGGAGTTCTTCCATGCCACCGGCGTGCTCGTGCTCGAGGGCTACGGACTCACCGAGGCCGGCGGCGTGGTCGCGTGCAACCGCGTCGACGGCTATCGCTTCGGCACCGTCGGTGTGCCGCTGCCGGGCTGCGACGTGCGCCTGGGCGACGACGGCGAGCTGTTCGTGCGCTCGCCGTCGCTGGGCCACGCGCTCGACGAAGCTCCCGAGGTGACCCGCGAAGCCGATGGCTTCCTCGCGACCGGCGACGTCGCGCAGCTGCAGCACGGCATGCTGCGGCTGGTCGATCGCAAGCGCGACATCATCAAGACCCAAGGTGGCAAGCGGGTCGCGCCGCAGAAGCTCGAGGCCATGCTCGCCGGCGCCGCCGGCATCGCGCGCGCCGTCGTGCTCGGCGAGGGTGAGCGCGAGCTCGTCGCACTGGTCGACATCGACGACCGCGTGATGATGGAAATCGCCAGGCGCGAGAACCTCGGCTGCCGCAGCCGCGCCGATCTCGTCGAGCACCCGCGCATCCGTCAGCACGTCGCCGACGCGGTCGCGGCGGTGAACGACGCCGTCGCACGCCATGAGGCGATCGCGGAGTTCTCGCTGCTGCCCGAGCCCCTGCAGGCCTTCGCGGGGGATCTCGCCCGCGGCGGTGCCCCCCGGCGCGACGCCATCGCGGCCCGCCACGCGGCCCGCATCGCGGGGCTGCGCGCGCGATTGTCGGCGCAGGCCGAGGCCAACGCCGACGCCCATGCGGTGGGCGCCGGGCCTGCGGGCCGGGGCGCGCCAGCGACGGACCCCGCCAAAGCGGGCTCGGAGGCCCGCGAGCCCCGCGGAGGCCGCAAGGGGGCTTGA